One genomic segment of Aquipluma nitroreducens includes these proteins:
- the secY gene encoding preprotein translocase subunit SecY — protein MKKFIETLKNIYKIEDLRSRLGITLFLIVIYRLGSYVSLPGVDPAQLINLKNQTSEGLLGLLDMFSGGAFSKASIFALGIMPYISASIVIQLLGIAVPYFQRLQKEGESGRRKVNQLTRYLTVVILLFQAPAYLVNLHAQLPESAFALTGALFTVSSTIILTSGSMFVMWLGEKITDKGIGNGISLIIMIGIIARLPHSVVAEFISRIEQQGGGMVMFLLEFVVLVFVFIGAILLVQGTRKIPVQYAKRIVGNKQYGGVRQYIPLKVNAAGVMPIIFAQAIMFIPISLAGFAKSDSMSGFAAAFTNHLGFWYNFTQFLLVILFTYFYTAITVNPLQMAEDMKKNGGFIPGVKPGKKTVEFLDTIMSRITLPGSVFLGVITILPAFAMMAGINQQFAYFFGGTSLLILVGVVLDTLQQIESHLLMRHYDGLMKSGRIKGRSGGGAY, from the coding sequence ATGAAAAAGTTTATTGAAACCCTAAAGAATATTTATAAGATTGAAGACTTGCGATCCCGGTTGGGGATTACTCTGTTCTTAATTGTTATTTATCGTTTAGGTTCGTATGTTTCTTTACCTGGGGTTGATCCAGCTCAGCTGATCAATCTTAAAAATCAAACATCTGAGGGGTTGCTCGGATTGTTGGATATGTTCTCGGGAGGAGCATTCTCTAAAGCATCAATTTTTGCTTTAGGGATTATGCCGTATATTTCGGCTTCTATTGTAATCCAGTTGTTGGGTATTGCGGTACCTTACTTCCAACGGTTGCAAAAAGAAGGCGAATCAGGACGTCGCAAAGTTAATCAGCTAACTCGCTATTTAACTGTTGTCATCCTGCTCTTCCAGGCACCTGCATACTTAGTAAACCTTCATGCCCAATTACCTGAATCGGCCTTTGCTCTTACCGGAGCTTTATTTACAGTATCGTCAACCATTATTTTAACTTCTGGTTCGATGTTCGTAATGTGGCTCGGTGAAAAAATTACAGATAAAGGTATTGGTAATGGTATATCACTGATTATCATGATCGGAATTATTGCCAGATTACCTCACTCTGTTGTTGCCGAATTTATTTCGCGCATCGAACAACAAGGTGGCGGTATGGTAATGTTCTTGCTTGAGTTTGTTGTTCTTGTTTTTGTATTTATTGGCGCAATTTTACTGGTTCAGGGAACACGTAAAATACCAGTACAATATGCAAAACGAATTGTTGGCAACAAGCAGTATGGTGGTGTTCGTCAGTATATTCCTCTAAAAGTGAATGCAGCAGGTGTAATGCCTATCATTTTCGCTCAGGCGATTATGTTTATTCCTATTAGTTTAGCGGGTTTTGCCAAATCCGATAGTATGAGTGGCTTTGCAGCCGCTTTTACCAATCACCTTGGATTTTGGTATAACTTTACTCAGTTTCTGTTAGTTATTCTATTTACATATTTTTATACGGCAATTACCGTTAATCCATTGCAAATGGCTGAAGATATGAAGAAGAATGGCGGGTTTATTCCAGGTGTAAAACCAGGAAAGAAAACTGTCGAATTTCTTGATACCATCATGTCCAGAATTACCCTTCCAGGATCAGTATTTCTTGGAGTAATTACAATTCTGCCAGCTTTTGCGATGATGGCTGGAATTAATCAACAGTTCGCGTATTTCTTCGGTGGAACTTCGTTGTTGATTCTTGTGGGTGTTGTTTTAGATACTTTACAGCAAATTGAGAGTCACCTTTTGATGCGTCATTATGATGGTTTGATGAAGTCAGGCCGGATCAAGGGACGTTCAGGCGGTGGTGCATACTAA
- the rplE gene encoding 50S ribosomal protein L5 codes for MAYVPTLKKKYLDEVVPALVKDFSYKNVMQAPKLDKIVINQGVGAAIADKKLIEVATDEITNITGQKAVQTKSKKDISNFKLRKKMPIGVRVTLRRERMYEFLDRLISVSLPRIRDFKGIEGKMDGRGNYTLGIPEQIIFPEIVMDKVTRINGMNITFVTTAVSDEEGYALLKELGLPFKNAKKI; via the coding sequence ATGGCTTACGTACCAACACTTAAGAAAAAATACTTAGACGAAGTTGTACCTGCGTTAGTGAAGGATTTTTCCTACAAAAACGTAATGCAGGCACCTAAGTTAGATAAGATTGTCATCAATCAGGGCGTTGGAGCTGCTATCGCTGATAAAAAGTTAATCGAAGTCGCTACCGACGAGATTACAAACATCACCGGTCAGAAGGCAGTCCAAACCAAATCTAAGAAGGACATTTCTAACTTCAAATTAAGGAAAAAAATGCCAATCGGGGTTCGTGTTACCCTACGCAGAGAGCGCATGTATGAGTTCCTTGATCGTTTAATCAGTGTATCTCTTCCCCGCATCCGCGATTTCAAAGGAATTGAAGGCAAAATGGATGGCCGTGGTAATTATACTTTAGGTATCCCTGAGCAAATTATCTTCCCTGAAATTGTAATGGACAAAGTTACCCGTATCAACGGAATGAATATTACTTTCGTAACTACGGCTGTGTCAGACGAAGAAGGCTATGCCTTGTTGAAAGAGTTAGGTTTACCGTTTAAAAATGCTAAAAAGATTTAA
- the rplR gene encoding 50S ribosomal protein L18, translated as MALTKQERRYRIKKRIRKIVSGTAERPRLNVFRSNKQIYAQLIDDLSGKTLLAVSSLNKDFVGTEGTKTEMAAIIGKAVAEKALAAGISAVVFDRNGYLYHGRVKQLADAAREGGLKF; from the coding sequence ATGGCTTTAACGAAGCAAGAAAGAAGATATAGGATTAAGAAGAGAATCCGGAAAATTGTTTCCGGAACTGCTGAAAGACCTCGTTTGAATGTATTCAGAAGCAACAAGCAAATTTATGCTCAGTTGATTGACGATTTATCAGGAAAAACTTTGTTGGCAGTTTCCTCGCTTAATAAAGATTTCGTAGGTACCGAGGGTACCAAAACCGAAATGGCTGCGATTATTGGTAAAGCAGTTGCTGAAAAAGCATTAGCTGCCGGAATTTCTGCAGTTGTATTTGATCGTAATGGTTATTTGTATCACGGAAGAGTTAAACAATTAGCTGACGCTGCCCGTGAAGGTGGCCTTAAATTTTAA
- the rpsQ gene encoding 30S ribosomal protein S17: MEERNLRKERIGVVVSNKMECTIVVAEHRKEKHPIYGKFVNKTSKFYAHDEKNSCNIGDTVKIMETRPISKQKCWRLVEIIERAK, translated from the coding sequence ATGGAAGAAAGAAATCTAAGGAAGGAGCGTATTGGAGTTGTTGTGAGTAACAAAATGGAATGTACGATCGTTGTGGCTGAACACCGCAAAGAAAAACATCCTATTTATGGAAAATTCGTCAACAAAACTTCGAAGTTTTACGCCCACGATGAAAAGAACAGCTGCAACATCGGCGATACTGTAAAGATCATGGAAACACGACCTATCAGTAAACAGAAATGTTGGAGATTAGTGGAAATCATAGAAAGAGCTAAGTAA
- the rpsE gene encoding 30S ribosomal protein S5, translating into MTGDIRKVKTSDLELKDRLVAINRVTKVTKGGRTFSFSAIVVVGNEDGVVGWGLGKASEVTTAISKGVDAAKKNLIKVPIHKGTIPHEQEAKFGGARVFLKPATSGTGVKAGGAMRSVLESVGVHNILAKSKGSSNPHNLVKATMAALLELRDAHTVAEHRGVTLDKVFNG; encoded by the coding sequence ATGACAGGAGATATCAGAAAAGTAAAAACCAGTGATCTGGAACTGAAGGATCGGTTGGTAGCTATTAACCGCGTTACAAAAGTAACCAAGGGAGGTAGAACATTCAGCTTCTCGGCTATTGTTGTTGTTGGCAACGAAGATGGTGTAGTAGGTTGGGGTCTGGGTAAAGCCAGCGAAGTAACTACTGCAATTTCAAAAGGTGTTGACGCAGCAAAAAAGAATCTGATTAAGGTTCCAATTCACAAAGGAACAATACCTCACGAACAGGAAGCTAAATTTGGTGGAGCTCGTGTATTTTTAAAACCAGCAACATCAGGAACCGGGGTAAAAGCCGGAGGTGCTATGCGCTCTGTATTGGAAAGTGTTGGCGTTCACAACATCCTTGCAAAATCAAAAGGATCATCGAACCCTCATAATTTGGTAAAAGCAACCATGGCTGCTCTTCTCGAATTGCGTGATGCGCATACTGTTGCTGAACATCGTGGTGTAACTTTGGATAAAGTATTTAATGGATAA
- the rpmD gene encoding 50S ribosomal protein L30, giving the protein MAKIKITQVKSQIGSDWRQKATLVALGIKKLNRPVIHEVTPQIMGMVAKLHHLVIVEEV; this is encoded by the coding sequence ATGGCAAAGATAAAAATTACTCAAGTAAAAAGTCAGATCGGTTCTGATTGGAGACAAAAAGCTACACTTGTTGCTCTTGGAATTAAAAAGCTTAACCGACCAGTAATACACGAAGTAACTCCACAAATTATGGGAATGGTTGCAAAATTGCACCATCTCGTAATTGTTGAAGAAGTTTAA
- the rpmC gene encoding 50S ribosomal protein L29: MKTSEIRELSKAEILERIQTDQDSLTRMKMNHAISQLENPKVIVEVRRNIARLKTILRQREINAKQS; this comes from the coding sequence ATGAAGACATCAGAAATTAGAGAATTATCGAAAGCTGAAATTCTTGAAAGAATTCAGACCGATCAGGACTCCTTAACACGGATGAAAATGAACCATGCAATTTCTCAACTCGAAAACCCAAAAGTGATCGTAGAAGTGAGAAGAAATATTGCACGTCTAAAAACCATTCTACGTCAAAGGGAAATTAACGCAAAACAGAGTTAG
- the rplF gene encoding 50S ribosomal protein L6: protein MSRIGKLPIEIPAGVKFTVSDTNLVTVKGPLGELTQQVDPDITFELEGNTLTVNRPSDEKKHRAIHGLYRSLVNNMVVGVSKGYEVKLELVGVGYRAENDGQILDLVLGYSHHTYLQLPAEVQVEAKSDKRSNPIVTLKSCDKQLIGHIAAKIRSFRKPEPYKGKGVKFVGEILRRKAGKSAGAK, encoded by the coding sequence ATGTCAAGGATAGGTAAACTACCCATTGAAATACCAGCTGGTGTAAAATTTACGGTAAGCGATACAAATTTGGTTACAGTAAAAGGTCCGCTGGGCGAACTAACACAACAGGTTGATCCGGATATTACTTTCGAATTGGAAGGTAATACATTAACGGTAAATCGTCCTTCCGATGAGAAAAAACATCGTGCCATTCATGGCCTTTATCGTTCACTGGTCAACAACATGGTTGTAGGTGTATCAAAAGGCTACGAAGTAAAACTTGAATTGGTTGGTGTTGGTTATCGTGCTGAAAACGACGGTCAGATTCTCGATTTGGTTTTAGGTTATTCACATCATACTTATCTGCAACTTCCTGCTGAAGTTCAGGTAGAAGCTAAGAGTGATAAACGTAGTAACCCAATTGTAACCTTGAAAAGCTGTGATAAACAACTGATTGGTCACATTGCAGCCAAAATCAGATCCTTCCGGAAACCTGAACCTTACAAAGGAAAAGGTGTTAAATTTGTTGGTGAAATTCTTAGGCGCAAGGCCGGTAAATCAGCTGGTGCTAAATAG
- the rplX gene encoding 50S ribosomal protein L24: MQTKLHIKKGDSVIVIAGNYKGREGKVLEVIRATEKAIVEGVNMVKKHTKPNAAHPQGGIVEKEAPIHISNLMNKDPKTGKPTRIGRKLDDKGKLVRYSKKSGEEIK, translated from the coding sequence ATGCAGACAAAATTACACATAAAAAAAGGCGACTCTGTTATTGTAATTGCTGGCAATTACAAAGGACGGGAAGGCAAAGTGCTCGAAGTAATCAGAGCAACCGAGAAAGCTATTGTGGAAGGTGTTAATATGGTTAAAAAACACACAAAACCCAATGCGGCACATCCGCAGGGTGGTATTGTGGAGAAGGAAGCACCTATTCACATTTCTAACCTTATGAATAAAGACCCAAAAACTGGGAAACCAACTCGTATTGGAAGGAAGCTGGATGATAAAGGCAAATTAGTTCGTTATTCAAAAAAATCAGGAGAGGAGATTAAGTAA
- the rpsN gene encoding 30S ribosomal protein S14 translates to MAKESMKAREVKRAALVEKYAEKRAKLKAEGDSVGLQKLPKNSSRIRMHNRCKLTGRPKGYMRQFGISRINFREMASYGLIPGVKKASW, encoded by the coding sequence ATGGCTAAGGAATCAATGAAAGCCCGGGAAGTAAAAAGGGCAGCACTTGTTGAAAAATATGCCGAAAAAAGAGCCAAGCTTAAAGCTGAAGGTGATTCAGTCGGTCTTCAAAAGTTACCTAAGAACTCTTCCCGTATTCGTATGCATAACAGATGCAAACTAACCGGTCGTCCGAAAGGATATATGCGTCAGTTCGGAATCAGTAGAATCAATTTCAGAGAAATGGCTTCTTATGGTTTAATTCCGGGTGTTAAAAAAGCAAGTTGGTAA
- the rplN gene encoding 50S ribosomal protein L14: MIQQESRCTVADNSGAKEVLVIRVLGGTRKRYATLGDTIVVTVKSAIAGSDMKKGAVSKAIIVRTTKEVRRQDGSYIRFDDNAVVLLNNAGEMRGTRIFGPVARELRDQNMKIISLAPEVL; the protein is encoded by the coding sequence ATGATACAACAGGAATCAAGATGTACCGTTGCCGATAATAGTGGGGCCAAAGAAGTGCTCGTAATCCGCGTATTAGGCGGAACCCGCAAGCGCTATGCCACACTGGGCGATACCATTGTAGTAACAGTAAAAAGTGCTATAGCGGGAAGTGACATGAAAAAAGGTGCCGTGTCGAAAGCAATAATTGTTCGTACGACCAAAGAAGTTCGTCGTCAAGATGGATCATACATCCGTTTCGATGATAACGCTGTAGTTTTGCTGAATAATGCTGGTGAAATGCGCGGAACTCGTATATTCGGACCCGTAGCAAGAGAACTTCGTGATCAAAATATGAAGATCATTTCACTTGCTCCTGAAGTACTTTAA
- the rpsH gene encoding 30S ribosomal protein S8, whose product MTDPIADYLTRIRNAQKAKHRVVDIPASNIKKEITKILKDKGYILNYKFEDEVNFQGNIKIALKYNPETKIPAIKAIKRISKPGLRKYCHIDSIPRVLNGLGIAVISTSKGVITDKEARELGVGGEVLCYVY is encoded by the coding sequence ATTACAGATCCAATAGCAGATTATCTGACACGAATCAGAAATGCTCAAAAGGCAAAACATCGTGTGGTTGATATCCCTGCATCCAATATCAAGAAAGAAATTACCAAAATTTTGAAAGATAAAGGATATATCCTCAACTATAAGTTCGAGGATGAAGTGAACTTTCAGGGCAACATTAAAATTGCATTGAAATATAACCCAGAGACGAAGATTCCGGCTATTAAGGCAATTAAAAGAATCAGTAAACCTGGTTTACGGAAATATTGCCATATCGATAGCATTCCACGCGTACTTAACGGTTTGGGAATTGCAGTAATTTCGACCTCTAAAGGCGTAATCACCGACAAAGAAGCTCGGGAATTAGGCGTTGGTGGTGAAGTCTTATGTTACGTTTATTAA
- the rplO gene encoding 50S ribosomal protein L15: MDLSNLKPAEGSTHSVKRIGRGQGSGHGGTSTRGHKGAKSRSGYKSRRGFEGGQMPLQRVVPKFGFKNINRKEFKAINLDVIQELAESLKITCVDVNVLVEAGMASKRDKVKILGDGVLNLKLEVKAHAFSKRAKETIENLQGTIEIL, from the coding sequence ATGGATTTAAGTAATCTTAAACCTGCTGAAGGTTCAACCCACAGCGTAAAGCGAATTGGCCGAGGCCAGGGTTCTGGTCACGGTGGAACTTCTACAAGAGGTCACAAAGGAGCTAAATCAAGATCCGGCTACAAAAGTCGTCGTGGTTTTGAAGGAGGTCAGATGCCTTTACAACGTGTTGTACCTAAATTTGGCTTTAAAAATATTAACCGGAAGGAATTTAAAGCAATCAATCTTGATGTAATTCAGGAATTGGCTGAATCTTTAAAAATTACCTGTGTTGATGTAAATGTTTTAGTTGAAGCTGGAATGGCTTCCAAAAGGGATAAAGTGAAGATCTTGGGAGATGGAGTATTGAACCTTAAATTGGAAGTAAAAGCCCATGCTTTTTCAAAAAGGGCAAAAGAGACCATTGAGAATCTACAAGGAACCATCGAAATACTTTAA
- the rplP gene encoding 50S ribosomal protein L16: MLQPKKTKFRRVQKGKMKGLAQRGNQLAFGSFGIKSLEETWLTGRQIEAARVAVTRHMQRQGQIWIRVFPDKPITKKPAEVRMGKGKGAPEAFVAPITPGRILIEADGVPYEVAKEALRLAAQKLPVTTKFMVRRDYVESEIAE; this comes from the coding sequence ATGTTACAACCGAAAAAGACAAAATTCAGAAGAGTACAAAAGGGAAAAATGAAGGGACTGGCTCAACGCGGCAACCAGTTAGCATTTGGATCTTTTGGAATTAAATCGTTGGAAGAGACGTGGCTTACCGGACGCCAGATTGAGGCTGCCCGTGTTGCCGTTACGCGTCACATGCAACGTCAGGGTCAAATTTGGATCCGTGTATTCCCCGATAAACCTATTACTAAAAAACCTGCAGAGGTACGTATGGGTAAAGGAAAAGGTGCTCCGGAAGCATTCGTTGCTCCGATTACACCAGGTAGAATATTGATTGAAGCAGATGGAGTTCCTTATGAGGTTGCAAAGGAAGCACTTCGTTTAGCTGCTCAAAAGCTACCGGTAACTACTAAGTTCATGGTTAGACGTGATTATGTTGAATCTGAAATCGCTGAATAA